The following proteins come from a genomic window of Montipora capricornis isolate CH-2021 chromosome 9, ASM3666992v2, whole genome shotgun sequence:
- the LOC138017516 gene encoding uncharacterized protein yields the protein MTDKAKNSRRIAKGNFTRKRNILIKSIETSQGIEVVETNYSKLVDAWEELEGKHLEYVNFLTDEHLVDEEEIWMTEVEEKYSNAFNRKVKYVENVTTSEKATREHAARQEAIDNAKVKRNTARAVFEASYESISHALQSKEMPNFALKDLQKQIEDQFQDCKTFNAELLELLPFDSAESEMQWIAKIQTYYYEIVEQIVVRYTNVKEQEQIKQESDATSSFLHLEKVKMPHFDGELRHYPQFKRDFNKQVMPQIRGRDAAYVLRSCLGKEPEGLVKSIDDDVQEMWRRLDEKYGDPAKIADVIIDGIRRFRTLKEGEDKRFIEFVTLVEDGYRDLTRLGLEAEITTTSSVSIIEKALSTDIRRKWAEMVSCHGSHIDKSKKFPSLLEFLQNQRSAIEYDSASLRTTTNNQHYRGTSHYTEGVEEVSKEPKPKCLIHEHGRHWTADCRIYLAKPIEEKKTIIKDKRACWSCLKIGHRQRTCKSRKDCGVGGCTRKHHPSIHETEETPQEVSASANVCHNTKIDTCLLQVQRVKTKRGEANIMWDNAASLCFITNTKAKQEKLKGSKVELSVIKVGAQSEKIKTNKYKVPLIDKQGHVIEFEAYGIERITSDIESVNIDDIVHLFKNVTKEEIERPSGPVDILIGYEYAAYHPEREQNIGHLVLLRNRFGRCIGGTHPLLKESHLYHDFINARVNTVVGKINIEDFYKIENLGVECKPKCGGCKCGKCSLGAKDCTIQEERELELIERNLNFNKEENRWVAEYPWIKDPQNLPDNRKVAFAKLITTEKRLRRNTEHAKVYDNQIKDMVTRGVARKLSKKELTLYKGPVHYIGHHEVLKPDSKSTPVRIVFNSSANYMGHILNEYWAKGPDLLNNLLGVLIRFRENKVAFIGDIKKMYHTVKMTELDQHTHRFLWRDMDSTREPDTYIMLRVSFGDKPSATIATVALRKTAEMSREKYPEAADIIQRNTYMDDIIESTDDRKQAIKLTQDIEKAIIKGGFEVKEWMFSSDTDRQEKTNIPIEEQTEKILGVKWSQSEDQLCFEVKVNFTTKRIHTSRSTSDIVPTQDPQQLTKRIILSQINSVYDPLGLAGPFTVRAKILLRRLWGTEPKLDWDDPIPEENQQNWSIFFNDLKDMNQIRFTRCLKPMDAIGDPILVVFSDASKDAYAACAYVRWQRKNNQFESNLILSKNRLAPIKKMSIDRIELCGAVLNKRLKVFIEKECRYRFEKIYHIVDSQIVHAMIQKSSYGFNTFAATRIGEIQEGTNPENWYWVESKYNIADCLTRGRKPDDIGLESTWQKGPDFLKQTEDKWPITRDYLEPKLSEVIRTTMVTKIEGPHDTLALRIDIAKYSSYGKLLRVTARILKFYSKFPKPSFKSATQELTPEDIKKSEIFWIKEIQQNMRNDIENGKYNRLCPITRKDGIYVVSSRTAKLQTNYGDNEVILLPYDHPFSHLYVAQTHARGHHGILTTASKVRTKYWIPKLLKLVKSIKFRCVICKKLAKKTSQQVMGQLPEDRLKPAPPWYSTGIDLFGPFKIRDEVKKRTFSKAYGVIFNCLGTRAVYLDLAADYSTDKFLMVLRRFVSLNGYPSKLLSDNGTQLIAASKELTAITKTWDWKKIKEYGVMKGLQWIFTPADAPWQNGVTEALIRSVKRAIEFSVGENALTFSELQTVLFEIANLLNERPIGRHPTSPEDGAYLCPNDLLLGRATSRIPNGPFDENANTQKRFTFVQTIVHTFWKKWNSNYFPSLILRQKWHTSHRNLKIGDVVMIQDSNLVRGNWKLGKVSNVYPGADGKVRRVDVQYKNLTVNEPMKQYQGKGYVTVQRPVQRLVLLIPIDENKINF from the coding sequence ACACGAAAGCGGaacattttgatcaagtccataGAGACAAGCCAAGGAATCGAGGTAGTAGAAACCAATTACTCAAAACTTGTTGATGCATGGGAAGAACTGGAAGGGAAGCACTTAGAGTATGTTAACTTCCTGACTGACGAGCATTTAGTGGACGAAGAAGAAATCTGGATGACAGAAGTCGAGGAAAAATATTCCAATGCATTTAATCGTAAAGTGAAATATGTCGAAAATGTCACTACAAGCGAAAAGGCAACGCGCGAGCACGCGGCTCGTCAAGAGGCCATTGACAACGCAAAAGTTAAAAGGAACACTGCGCGCGCTGTTTTCGAAGCTTCTTACGAAAGTATTTCGCACGCGTTGCAGTCAAAAGAAATGCCCAATTTTGCGTTAAAAGACTTACAGAAACAAATAGAAGATCAATTTCAAGATTGCAAAACCTTTAACGCTGAACTGTTAGAATTATTGCCCTTTGATTCAGCCGAATCTGAGATGCAATGGATAGCTAAAATCCAAACCTATTATTACGAAATTGTTGAACAAATTGTAGTTAGATATACTAACGTAAAAGAACAAGAGCAGATAAAACAGGAATCTGACGCGACTTCTTCCTTTCTACACCtggaaaaggtaaaaatgccGCACTTTGATGGAGAACTACGTCATTACCCTCAgtttaaaagagatttcaaCAAACAAGTCATGCCACAAATTCGTGGAAGAGATGCCGCATATGTGCTACGCTCTTGTCTTGGAAAAGAACCCGAAGGCCTGGTAAAGAGCATAGACGACGATGTGCAAGAAATGTGGCGAAGACTGGACGAAAAGTATGGAGATCCAGCCAAAATTGCAGACGTTATCATTGACGGCATACGTAGATTCAGAACACTTAAGGAAGGAGAAGATAAACGTTTCATCGAATTCGTGACTCTTGTAGAAGACGGATACAGAGACCTCACAAGACTCGGTCTAGAAGCGGAAATTACAACAACGAGTTCGGTCAGTATTATAGAGAAAGCTTTATCAACAGACATCAGAAGAAAATGGGCGGAAATGGTTAGTTGTCACGGAAGTCACATCGACAAATCAAAAAAGTTCCCTAGTCTTCTTGaatttctgcaaaatcaaaGGAGTGCTATTGAATACGACAGTGCTTCTCTTCGGACGACGACCAACAATCAACATTACAGAGGCACATCGCACTATACAGAAGGCGTCGAGGAAGTAAGCAAAGAACCCAAACCAAAATGTCTGATTCATGAACACGGAAGACATTGGACAGCAGACTGCAGAATTTATTTAGCCAAGCCAATAGAAGAGAAAAAGACGATCATCAAAGATAAACGAGCCTGTTGGTCGTGCCTAAAGATCGGTCATCGACAACGTACATGCAAATCAAGGAAAGACTGTGGTGTAGGCGGCTGCACAAGAAAGCACCATCCATCTATACACGAGACGGAAGAAACACCTCAGGAAGTCTCAGCCTCAGCAAATGTATGCCACAATACAAAAATTGACACCTGCCTGTTACAAGTACAAAGAGTTAAAACCAAAAGAGGAGAAGCTAATATAATGTGGGATAACGCCGCATCACTTTGTTTTATCACAAACACTAAAGCAAAGCAAGAGAAACTTAAAGGATCCAAAGTCGAACTTTCAGTCATCAAAGTTGGAGCACAGAGCGAGAAGATTAAGACCAACAAATACAAGGTACCTCTTATAGATAAGCAAGGTCACGTCATCGAATTCGAAGCTTACGGCATCGAAAGGATCACCTCAGACATTGAAAGTGTTAACATAGACGACATAGTACATCTTTTCAAGAACGTCACAAAGGAAGAAATCGAGCGACCCTCAGGACCTGTGGACATTTTAATCGGTTACGAATATGCAGCCTATCACCCGGAAAGAGAACAAAACATCGGTCATCTTGTGCTCTTAAGGAATCGTTTCGGGCGATGTATTGGAGGAACGCACCCGTTACTTAAAGAATCACATCTGTATCACGATTTCATCAATGCCAGAGTCAACACAGTTGTAGGCAAAATCAATATAGAAGACTTTTACAAAATTGAGAACCTTGGCGTAGAATGCAAACCGAAATGTGGAGGATGTAAATGTGGAAAATGTTCCTTAGGCGCGAAAGActgcactattcaagaagagcgAGAGCTGGAACTAATCGAACGAAATCTAAACTTTAACAAAGAGGAAAATCGCTGGGTCGCTGAGTATCCCTGGATCAAGGATCCTCAGAATCTTCCTGACAACCGGAAGGTCGCTTTCGCGAAACTGATAACGACCGAGAAACGTCTAAGAAGGAACACCGAACACGCAAAAGTGTATGACAACCAGATAAAAGACATGGTAACTAGAGGAGTTGCAAGGAAACTCTCCAAAAAGGAACTAACACTCTACAAAGGACCGGTGCATTATATCGGACATCATGAAGTTCTCAAGCCTGATTCCAAATCTACCCCAGTGCGCATAGTGTTCAATAGCAGCGCCAATTACATGGGTCATATCTTGAATGAGTATTGGGCTAAAGGTCCTGACCTACTCAATAACTTATTGGGAGTCCTTATACGTTTCCGAGAGAATAAAGTAGCCTTCATTGGTGATATTAAAAAGATGTACCACACTGTGAAGATGACAGAGTTAGATCAGCACACCCACCGATTTCTGTGGAGGGATATGGATAGTACAAGAGAACCCGACACATACATAATGCTCAGAGTTTCATTCGGTGACAAGCCGTCAGCTACGATTGCAACCGTTGCTTTGAGAAAAACCGCAGAGATGTCAAGAGAGAAATACCCAGAAGCAGCAGATATAATACAAAGAAATACGTACATGGACGACATAATCGAAAGTACGGACGATCGCAAACAAGCTATTAAACTGACTCAAGATATCGAGAAGGCTATTATTAAAGGAGGATTTGAAGTCAAAGAGTGGATGTTCTCAAGCGATACTGacagacaagaaaaaacaaatatacCGATCGaggaacaaacagaaaagatacttggagtTAAATGGAGTCAATCAGAAGATCAACTGTGTTTCGAAGTCAAGGTTAACTTTACTACCAAGCGAATACATACTTCAAGGTCTACGAGCGATATCGTCCCCACCCAAGATCCCCAACAGCTCACAAAGCGTATAATCTTGTCACAGATCAACAGCGTGTATGATCCCCTAGGGTTGGCAGGACCATTTACAGTAAGGGCCAAAATTCTTTTACGCCGTTTGTGGGGAACTGAACCGAAACTTGACTGGGACGACCCTATACCCGAGGAAAACCAACAGAATTGGTCTATTTTCTTCAACGATTTGAAAGACATGAATCAAATCAGATTTACGAGATGCCTTAAACCAATGGATGCTATTGGCGACCCCATTCTCGTTGTGTTTAGTGACGCATCCAAAGACGCATACGCTGCATGTGCATATGTACGGTGGCAAAGAAAGAATAACCAATTTGAGAGCAATTTAATACTGTCCAAAAATCGTCTTGCACCAATAAAAAAGATGTCCATTGACCGTATAGAACTGTGTGGAGCGGTACTGAACAAACGTCTAAAAGTGTTCATAGAAAAGGAATGTAGATATCGCTTTGAAAAGATCTACCACATCGTAGACTCTCAGATTGTACATGCCATGATACAGAAAAGCTCATACGGGTTCAACACGTTCGCCGCCACTAGAATAGGTGAAATACAGGAAGGAACAAACCCTGAAAACTGGTATTGGGTAGAGAGTAAATATAACATAGCTGACTGTTTGACAAGAGGCAGGAAGCCCGATGACATTGGACTTGAAAGCACATGGCAAAAGGGTCCCGATTTTCTTAAACAAACAGAAGACAAGTGGCCAATCACTCGTGATTACTTGGAGCCAAAACTATCCGAAGTAATCCGGACTACAATGGTAACGAAGATAGAAGGACCTCATGACACCCTAGCGTTACGAATTGACATCGCCAAATATTCAAGTTACGGCAAACTACTACGTGTCACtgcaagaattttgaaattttacagcAAATTTCCCAAACCGTCATTTAAAAGCGCAACGCAAGAACTGACACCTGAAGATATTAAAAAGTCAGAGATTTTCTGGATCAAAGAGATTCAGCAGAACATGAGAAATGATATTGAAAATGGCAAGTACAACCGTTTGTGTCCTATCACACGCAAAGACGGCATCTATGTAGTAAGCAGTCGTACTGCAAAGTTACAAACAAATTACGGTGACAACGAAGTTATATTACTACCATATGATCATCCGTTCTCACATCTCTATGTAGCACAAACTCATGCAAGAGGACATCATGGCATTCTAACTACTGCCAGCAAAGTGCGCACCAAATACTGGATACCCAAACTCCTTAAGTTGGTAAAATCGATTAAGTTCAGATGCGTTATCTGCAAAAAACTTGCTAAGAAAACAAGTCAGCAAGTGATGGGCCAATTACCTGAAGACAGATTGAAGCCAGCACCGCCATGGTACAGTACAGGAATTGATCTTTTTGGTCCCTTTAAAATTCGGGACGAGGTAAAGAAGAGAACGTTCTCTAAAGCTTATGGAGTAATATTTAATTGTCTCGGAACAAGAGCTGTTTATCTGGATCTGGCAGCAGATTATAGTACAGACAAATTTCTGATGGTACTCAGAAGATTTGTGTCCCTAAACGGATATCCATCCAAGCTATTGTCTGACAACGGTACTCAACTAATTGCAGCAAGTAAGGAACTAACCGCTATAACAAAAACATGGGATTGGAAGAAAATTAAGGAATATGGCGTCATGAAAGGATTGCAATGGATCTTCACCCCAGCAGATGCCCCATGGCAAAATGGAGTAACTGAAGCTCTTATAAGATCGGTCAAGCGAGCAATTGAATTCTCGGTTGGTGAAAATGCTTTAACCTTCTCTGAATTGCAAACAGTTTTATTCGAGATTGCCAACTTGCTGAATGAAAGACCAATAGGGCGACACCCAACATCCCCTGAGGACGGAGCATATTTATGCCCAAATGACTTACTGTTAGGCAGAGCCACAAGCAGGATACCAAATGGCCCATTTGATGAAAACGCGAACACCCAAAAACGTTTCACGTTCGTCCAGACAATTGTTCATACATTCTGGAAAAAATGGAACTCGAACTACTTCCCAAGCTTGATATTAAGGCAAAAATGGCACACATCTCACCGAAATTTGAAAATCGGAGACGTAGTTATGATACAAGATTCCAACTTAGTGAGAGGAAACTGGAAGCTTGGAAAAGTGTCAAATGTTTACCCAGGTGCAGATGGGAAAGTGCGAAGAGTAGACGTGCAATACAAGAATCTCACCGTAAACGAACCTATGAAGCAATACCAAGGCAAAGGATATGTCACTGTTCAACGTCCTGTACAGAGACTTGTATTACTTATACCGattgatgaaaacaaaattaacttctaA
- the LOC138017517 gene encoding uncharacterized protein — protein MAENTSDDDILREEDISVEDNLEGMATGSKSSTVSSENAELKALLTSMNETMKAMSESLRGSGDKPTPKPPESAKRGRKTNNGSHESLSDSAESDAEQLLEPNKRQKIQDGGEEEDTLLDEIVQENLSDEPAEQPRSEQPELPPKEKRSQRSEVTTTGIISQLDSPQENQDTLSTSTASGNTSTSHEARTSCLPLVGDLLSDQGISKEASELILKSWRTGTQKQYRTYLERWKVFCTSREVNPLCGTVTNGIDFLVTQYKRGLTYSSLNTARCALSTVILLPNGITFGNHPLVTRLMKGVFESRPTLPRYNSIWNVSTVLDFIKTLGPNEELSLKNVTLKCVTLVALLSGQRCQTIHALRISGMKETNGQIRFDILTLLKTSKPGKHQEPLTFKPYTYDSQLCVVKFLQQYIKQTSELRNGADQLWLSYQKPHNPASKDTVSRWIKEFLKKSGKDISSYGTHSTRAASSSAASSSPTISLQTIMNAAGWARESTFRKFYDKPADSESPNFGEQLLLHCNEKQ, from the exons ATGGCGGAAAACACTTCAGACGACGACATTCTCAGAGAAGAAGATATTTCCGTTGAGGACAACTTGGAAGGGATGGCGACAggaagcaagagttcgacggtGTCGAGTGAGAATGCAGAGCTAAAGGCTCTGCTCACTTCAATGAACGAAACGATGAAAGCCATGAGCGAATCGCTCCGCGGCTCAGGGGACAAGCCGACCCCCAAACCGCCAGAATCTGCCAAACGAGGTCGAAAGACCAATAACGGTTCTCATGAATCGCTCAGCGATTCCGCAGAGTCGGATGCTGAACAGCTTTTGGAACCAAACAAGCGCCAAAAAATCCAGGATGGCGGCGAAGAAGAAGATACCTTGCTCGACGAGATCGTACA GGAGAACCTCTCAGACGAGCCAGCAGAACAACCGCGGTCGGAACAACCGGAATTACCCCCTAAAGAAAAAAGATCACAACGATCAGAAGTAACGACTACTGGTATTATCAGCCAACTTGATTCTCCTCAG GAAAACCAGGACACTCTTTCTACCAGCACAGCCTCAGGAAATACATCCACTTCACACGAAGCTAGAACTTCTTGCTTGCCACTTGTCGGGGACCTCTTGTCTGACCAAGGAATTTCAAAAGAAGCTTCAGAACTTATCCTCAAATCCTGGAGGACAGGGACACAGAAGCAATATAGAACTTACCTTGAAAGATGGAAAGTGTTCTGTACTTCAAGGGAAGTTAATCCCCTTTGTGGTACTGTAACAaatggaattgattttttggtcacgcAATATAAACGTGGATTGACATACAGTTCCTTAAACACAGCAAGGTGCGCTCTTTCTACTGTAATACTGCTGCCTAATGGAATCACATTTGGAAATCACCCCTTGGTGACAAGGCTGATGAAGGGGGTGTTCGAATCAAGACCAACTTTGCCGAGATATAACAGCATTTGGAATGTCTCCACAGTTCTTGACTTCATAAAAACTCTGGGGCCCAATGAGGAACTCAGCCTCAAAAATGTTACATTAAAATGTGTTACTCTTGTTGCCTTGTTGTCTGGACAGAGGTGCCAAACAATCCATGCCCTCAGAATCAGTGGTATGAAGGAGACCAATGGACAGATTCGTTTTGACATTCTTACGTTGCTGAAAACTTCAAAACCTGGGAAACACCAGGAACCCTTGACATTCAAACCCTATACATATGATAGTCAGTTATGTGTTGTTAAATTCCTCCAACAGTATATCAAACAAACATCAGAACTTCGGAATGGGGCTGACCAGCTATGGCTTAGTTACCAAAAACCCCATAACCCAGCTAGCAAAGATACAGTCAGCAGATGGATAAAGGAATTTCTTAAAAAATCTGGCAAAGACATATCATCCTATGGGACTCATAGTACTCGTGCTGCTTCCTCTTCAGCTGCAAGCTCCTCACCAACCATTTCCCTCCAGACTATCATGAATGCTGCTGGATGGGCCAGGGAAAGCACCTTTCGGAAATTTTATGATAAACCAGCTGACTCAGAGAGTCCAAACTTTGGAGAGCAACTTTTATTGCATTGTAATGAAAAGCAATAA
- the LOC138017518 gene encoding uncharacterized protein: MPHFCCAGECENSSDKRPDISFHGLPLDNKALLKTWITKMRRNPNYFNVNKHVKICSEHFSPEDFIIPDAKKRRLKRDAVPSIFAWSEESPEPVARSAVEKLNTSRQEEEEATDTASEGEGEETLTLSGLTLTSRKTQTQEDDFCDEITDISHRIPCQHRFSVYHLLSKCTTLSKEEKLFTHFTGFNSYVDFMNVLKFLLPNLDRKNLIYRDSEAGKSSVIDIEKLFDEGETEGENDGFERESTMTRPSAHKLSVEDEFLMFLMKLRMGLSNIDLAERFCVSESTVNNVNLTWVNFVYIVIGSLKIWPHRDIIIKHSPEEFIQNYPNNIVIVDATELKIQVPSSLQKHSESYSTYKSHTTFKSLIGVDPNGGIMFVSQLFEGSISDKQIVQRSGFLETVKQKVQCGELKEGDAIMADKGFDIGDDLAKVKLRLNIPPSLRDKVGFEEHDVIKTQTIARHRIHVERAIGKVRRFKIFHSVIPVSMFGSINQIWSVACFLSNFLNPVLSEDEISPKT; encoded by the coding sequence ATGCCGCACTTTTGCTGCGCTGGAGAATGCGAAAATAGCTCTGATAAACGTCCAGATATTTCTTTCCACGGGCTTCCTCTCGATAACAAGGCTTTATTGAAGACATGGATCACGAAAATGCGAAGAAATCCCAATTATTTTAATGTAAACAAGCATGTGAAGATTTGCAGCGAGCACTTCAGCCCTGAGGATTTTATCATTCCTGACGCGAAAAAACGCAGATTAAAACGCGACGCAGTCCCTTCAATATTCGCTTGGAGTGAAGAAAGTCCAGAACCTGTGGCAAGGTCTGCGGTAGAAAAGCTGAACACTAGTAGGcaagaggaagaagaagcgACTGACACGGCATCTGAGGGCGAAGGTGAGGAAACTTTAACTCTCTCTGGGCTAACTTTGACTTCACGCAAGACTCAAACGCAAGAGGATGATTTCTGCGATGAAATAACGGATATATCTCACAGGATACCATGTCAACATCGCTTTTCTGTTTACCATTTGCTATCAAAGTGCACTACGCTCTCCAAGGAAGAGAAGCTTTTCACACatttcactggtttcaattcCTACGTTGACTTCATGAACGTACTTAAATTTCTATTGCCCAATCTTGACCGAAAAAATTTGATTTACAGGGATAGCGAAGCTGGAAAATCAAGCGTGATAGACATTGAAAAACTGTTCGACGAAGGTGAAACTGAAGGAGAGAATGATGGCTTTGAAAGGGAATCAACAATGACAAGACCCTCTGCACACAAGCTTTCAGTGGAGGATGAATTTCTTATGTTTCTGATGAAGCTGAGAATGGGATTGTCCAACATTGATTTAGCAGAGAGGTTTTGTGTATCCGAGAGTACTGTCAATAACGTTAATCTTACCTGGGTTAATTTTGTGTACATTGTAATTGGCAGTCTCAAAATATGGCCACATAGAGATATAATTATAAAACATTCTCCGGAGGAATTTATCCAGAATTATCCCAACAATATTGTGATTGTAGATGCGACTGAACTGAAAATCCAAGTCCCTAGTTCATTACAAAAGCACAGTGAGAGTTACAGTACTTACAAGTCCCACACAACTTTTAAGTCTCTCATAGGAGTGGATCCTAATGGAGGCATTATGTTTGTGTCTCAGTTATTCGAGGGTTCCATTTCTGACAAACAAATAGTGCAGAGGTCAGGGTTTCTGGAAACTGTGAAACAGAAAGTACAATGTGGAGAACTAAAAGAAGGAGATGCCATCATGGCAGACAAAGGTTTTGACATTGGTGATGATCTTGCAAAAGTGAAATTGAGATTGAATATTCCTCCTTCCTTGAGGGACAAAGTGGGATTTGAAGAGCATGATGTAATCAAGACGCAGACAATAGCACGGCATCGCATTCATGTCGAACGAGCTATAGGGAAAGTTCGGAGATTCAAAATTTTCCACTCTGTCATTCCAGTTTCTATGTTTGGCAGTATTAATCAGATATGGAGTGTTGCCTGTTTTCTTTCTAATTTCTTAAACCCAGTCCTTTCTGAAGATGAAATATCACCAAAGACATAA